A genomic segment from Nicotiana tabacum cultivar K326 chromosome 7, ASM71507v2, whole genome shotgun sequence encodes:
- the LOC107765502 gene encoding 3'-5' exonuclease-like: MYSSYGSSSSDTTTLKYRIKFGGRTIETTVTNKAAIANEWATEMLNKYAGKDTVVGLDNEWRPNFSPYRSNKTATLQLCIDDRCLIVQLFYLDEMPQTLKTFLANPNFIFVGVEVAEDILKLKNEYRLVCNRSADIRDVAKSTWPGRYSRPGLKDLAREICGLYMPKPKHVCMSNWEARVLSESQVEYACIDAYASYKIGHKLLMEM; the protein is encoded by the coding sequence ATGTACTCATCATATGGTAGCAGCAGCTCTGACACCACCACTTTAAAGTACCGAATCAAATTTGGTGGACGAACAATTGAAACAACAGTGACTAATAAAGCTGCGATTGCCAATGAATGGGCAACTGAAATGCTCAACAAATATGCTGGAAAAGACACAGTTGTTGGTTTAGACAACGAATGGAGACCTAATTTTAGTCCATATAGAAGCAACAAAACAGCTACACTCCAACTCTGCATCGACGACAGGTGTCTCATAGTGCAGTTGTTTTATTTGGACGAAATGCCACAAACCCTCAAAACATTCTTGGCTAATCCTAACTTTATATTTGTGGGAGTTGAGGTTGCTGAAGATATCCTTAAACTAAAGAATGAGTATAGATTGGTTTGTAATAGAAGTGCTGATATTCGTGATGTTGCTAAGAGTACGTGGCCAGGCAGGTATTCTCGTCCAGGATTGAAAGATCTTGCTCGTGAAATATGTGGTCTTTATATGCCTAAGCCAAAACATGTGTGCATGAGTAATTGGGAGGCAAGGGTTCTTAGTGAAAGCCAAGTTGAATATGCTTGTATTGATGCTTATGCTTCCTACAAGATTGGTCACAAGCTTCTCATGGAAATGTGA